CGACAAGGCCAAACAGATGGATCTGATGGAATTTATGTAACACCTTTATTCGGATTCAAGTCCGTATGCGTTTATTCCCTGTATGAGCTCGGTGAATTGCTCTATTTCAAATTCAAGTACTTCCTGTTTTGTCATTCCTATGGACATTTCCCCGTCATAGGAAAGCATATCCGGTCCCCTGCGAACGAACCTGTCCACGCCGTCACGCGAGAGCACCTTCTTTGCCTCGGGATCGTGCACAAATGCCCTGCCGGGAAGTATGACAGTTTCCCTGACATCGGTCAGGTCAAGTTCCTGCAGGTCATCGATTGTCATCAGGCAGCCAATATCCTTTCCGACAGGTACGACATTGACGTTACTACCCAGTTTTTCGAACACAGTTGCAAGCCTGTCAGCCGCAGCCCTGCTTGTAAGCAAGGTAGCTTCCTTGGTGACCTCTGGAAGTCTGGCAAGTGCTTCTTTTTCATTCCTGATGGCAAAGGGTGAGCCGATAAGCGGGTCCTCAAGGGGTGTTCCTGTGATCCTCATGTTGTATTTTTCCGCTGCCCTATGGACGATATCGGTGAATTCCTCGATACTGTGTGTCTCTATACCTTCCATTATCGGTGAGTTTTCAAGTATAAGTCCCTCATCCCGGCTGTTGGCAAAACGCATGAGTATAGTTCCCTTTGCACCCATTTCTTCAAGGTCATCAAGTGTCTTTTCAAGCACTGCCCCGTCATTTATTCCCGGTACCACCACAACGGCAGCATAGACATCACATTCTGCACAGAAATCTCTTAGGACCTGCAGGGATGCCTCGGGTTCTGGATCGTTCATGTATTTTCCTCTGATCTCAGGGTCAGTTGAAAATACTGTGAATGTTACTTCGGTCACACCATAGTTCACATAGAACTCTGCTTCATTGCCTTCACTGAATCCCTTTCCACTGGTGTATCCAAGGTGAATGGGCAGGCCGAACTGTGCAAGGTTGGCAACAAGTGGCATGAGTTCGGGATAGCAACTGACATCCCCTCCGCCACTGACGGTGATCTTATCGATCTTCCCTGAGCTGAAATTGATCTTCTGGTAGGTTTCCTGGAATACGTATTGTGCAGGCTTGAATCCTGAATAGGCTTCCTTTACACCTCTTGTGCAGTAATCGCAACCTTTCTGG
The window above is part of the Methanolobus zinderi genome. Proteins encoded here:
- the mmp10 gene encoding methyl coenzyme M reductase-arginine methyltransferase Mmp10 (Mmp10 (methanogenesis marker protein 10) is a cobalamin-requiring radical SAM methyltransferase that creates the methylarginine modification to methyl coenzyme M reductase.); the protein is MEITADVGGNPGIDCKGFCTYCYFKKVKEVQPFGCKYCFPFQKGCDYCTRGVKEAYSGFKPAQYVFQETYQKINFSSGKIDKITVSGGGDVSCYPELMPLVANLAQFGLPIHLGYTSGKGFSEGNEAEFYVNYGVTEVTFTVFSTDPEIRGKYMNDPEPEASLQVLRDFCAECDVYAAVVVVPGINDGAVLEKTLDDLEEMGAKGTILMRFANSRDEGLILENSPIMEGIETHSIEEFTDIVHRAAEKYNMRITGTPLEDPLIGSPFAIRNEKEALARLPEVTKEATLLTSRAAADRLATVFEKLGSNVNVVPVGKDIGCLMTIDDLQELDLTDVRETVILPGRAFVHDPEAKKVLSRDGVDRFVRRGPDMLSYDGEMSIGMTKQEVLEFEIEQFTELIQGINAYGLESE